A genomic region of Branchiostoma lanceolatum isolate klBraLanc5 chromosome 4, klBraLanc5.hap2, whole genome shotgun sequence contains the following coding sequences:
- the LOC136433936 gene encoding serine hydrolase RBBP9-like — protein MDVPGSVHKVLEDSLFYVICVLLALQIVSTLLRIDSYRTGGAMSSRAEKAVIVPGNGAGDVYNSNWYDWVKSNLDDVPNFKCTLKNMPDPVVARENIWIPFMHDELQCDERTIIIGHSSGAEAAMRYAEQYRVFGIMLVSACVTDLGDEHERASGYYSRPWEWDKVKANTRWVVQFGSKDDPFIPWEEQQKVAQGLSTELHKFTNRGHFMSYDFPELVELVKTHVDQ, from the exons ATGGATGTACCAGGGAGTGTCCACAAGGTCCTTGAAGACAGCCTCTTCTATGTCATCTGTGTCCTTCTTGCCCTGCAAATAGTTTCCACCCTCCTGAGGATCGACAGTTACCGTACAGGTGGAGCGATGAGCTCGCGGGCGGAAAAGGCGGTTATTGTGCCTGGGAATGGCGCAGGCGACGTGTACAACAGTAACTGGTACGACTGGGTCAAGAGCAACCTGGATGAC GTTCCAAATTTCAAGTGTACACTGAAAAACATGCCAGATCCAG TTGTGGCCCGAGAAAACATCTGGATCCCCTTCATGCATGATGAGCTGCAGTGTGATGAGAGAACCATCATCATTGGTCACAGCTCCGGGGCTGAGGCGGCTATGAG ATATGCTGAACAGTACCGGGTGTTTGGTATTATGTTGGTGTCTGCTTGTGTCACAGACTTGGGGGACGAACATGAAAGAGCAAGTG GTTATTACAGCCGACCTTGGGAGTGGGACAAGGTCAAGGCCAACACCAGGTGGGTGGTGCAATTCGGCTCGAAAGACGATCCATTCATCCCGTGGGAGGAGCAGCAAAAG GTGGCGCAGGGGCTGAGCACGGAGCTGCACAAGTTCACCAACAGGGGGCACTTCATGTCGTACGACTTCCCCGAACTCGTCGAGTTGGTCAAGACACACGTCGATCAATAA
- the LOC136433937 gene encoding mitochondrial import inner membrane translocase subunit Tim9-like, which produces MAEQPGAEQIKQFRDFLQTYNRISENCFVDCVHDFTSRKILETEDTCASHCLAKYMKVTQRIGQRFQEYQLTQNEAMIAAQGKGVLPGR; this is translated from the exons ATGGCAGAACAGCCAGGTGCAGAGCAAATAAAGCAG TTTCGCGACTTTCTTCAGACCTACAACAGGATTTCAGAGAACTGCTTCGTAGATTGTGTACACGACTTCACCAGTAGGAAAATACTGGAAACAGag GACACCTGTGCCTCCCACTGCTTAGCCAAGTATATGAAGGTGACCCAGCGGATCGGCCAGCGGTTCCAGGAGTACCAGCTCACGCAGAACGAGGCCATGATCGCTGCTCAGGGAAAGGGAGTCCTACCAGGCAGATAG
- the LOC136433938 gene encoding ras-related protein Rab-32B-like, translating to MTESVKMSGNTFDPPTSDSRNNTPGAVQEMLYKVLVIGEFGVGKTSIIRRYTEGYFSPNYKLTIGVDFALKSLDWDEQTKINLQLWDIAGHERFGHMTRVYYKYAIAAIIVFDLSRPTTFESVLKWYNDVNEKVMLADQQPIPVILLANKCDIDDSTFDKSSLEEFCKQHKFIGWFETSAKLDKNIDEAMQFLVSHILKLSSEGQKRDESAISLDDDPLEDDEEEVQPQEERKPSGCCS from the exons ATGACCGAGTCGGTGAAGATGTCGGGGAACACTTTCGACCCACCTACGTCGGACAGCAGAAACAACACACCTGGCGCCGTCCAGGAGATGCTCTACAAGGTCCTGGTCATCGGCGAGTTCGGTGTGGGTAA A ACATCCATAATCAGAAGATATACAGAAG GTTATTTTTCACCAAACTACAAACTGACGATAGGAGTGGACTTTGCCCTGAAGTCATTAGACTGGGACGAACAAACCAAAATAAACCTGCAGTTGTG GGACATTGCAGGGCATGAAAGATTCGGCCACATGACGAGAGTTTATTACAAATATGC CATAGCAGCAATCATTGTGTTCGACTTGTCAAGACCAACAACATTTGAGTCAGTTCTGAAG TGGTACAATGACGTGAATGAAAAGGTGATGTTAGCAGACCAACAGCCCATCCCTGTCATACTACTAGCCAACAAG TGTGACATCGATGACTCCACGTTCGACAAGTCCTCACTGGAAGAGTTCTGCAAACAGCACAAATTCATTGGCTGGTTTGAAACATCAGCAAAACTGGACAAAAATATTG ATGAAGCTATGCAGTTCCTGGTGAGCCACATCCTGAAGCTGAGCAGCGAGGGACAGAAGCGGGACGAGTCGGCCATCTCCCTGGATGACGACCCGCTGGAGGACGATGAGGAGGAGGTCCAGCCGCAGGAGGAGAGGAAACCCTCGGGATGCTGCTCGTAG